One segment of Dolichospermum sp. DET69 DNA contains the following:
- a CDS encoding carbonic anhydrase, translated as MKKNLSRRNLLQLGTGVISAGVAVAVSSNLATLEPATAKNIVKPDEALKALLDGNDRFVNQKRRYKNQGSARLQEVAKGQNPFASILGCADSRVPGEIIFDQGLGDLFVCRVAGNIATPEEIGSLEFGSLVLGSKVIIVLGHERCGAVDATIKGAQVPGQIGSLLEAIKPGVEKSQGQPGDKLENAVKANILVQIETLKSSPVLAELINANKLKIVGGYYDLDTGKVSLVS; from the coding sequence ATTAAGAAAAACCTTTCTCGCCGAAATTTACTCCAATTAGGTACAGGTGTAATTAGTGCCGGAGTAGCTGTCGCGGTGTCTTCCAATTTAGCTACACTCGAACCAGCCACGGCTAAAAACATTGTTAAACCTGACGAAGCACTCAAAGCATTACTCGATGGTAATGATAGATTTGTTAACCAAAAGCGTCGCTATAAGAATCAAGGTTCTGCCCGCTTACAGGAAGTTGCTAAAGGACAAAACCCCTTTGCTTCTATCCTTGGCTGTGCCGATTCTAGAGTCCCCGGAGAAATAATTTTTGATCAGGGTTTAGGCGATTTATTTGTTTGTCGAGTTGCGGGTAATATTGCCACACCAGAAGAAATTGGTAGCCTAGAATTTGGGAGTTTAGTATTAGGATCAAAAGTGATTATAGTACTAGGACATGAAAGATGTGGTGCTGTAGATGCCACAATTAAAGGCGCACAAGTACCAGGGCAAATTGGCAGCTTATTAGAGGCAATTAAGCCCGGTGTCGAGAAATCTCAAGGACAACCAGGAGATAAATTAGAAAACGCTGTTAAAGCTAACATTTTGGTGCAAATTGAAACATTGAAATCATCACCAGTTCTAGCTGAATTAATCAATGCCAACAAACTTAAAATAGTTGGTGGTTATTACGACTTAGATACTGGCAAAGTCAGTTTAGTTAGTTAA
- a CDS encoding NADH-quinone oxidoreductase subunit M produces MLSVLIWLPIIAAIIIGFYPAKNVPASQIRLVSLIVTGLVLLWNIFILLKFDISNPGMQFTEYLPWNETLGLSYQLGVDGLSILMLVLNSLLTWIAIYSSSKDIERPRLFYSLILFVSGGVAGAFLSENLLLFFLFYELELIPFYLLISIWGGKKRAYAGMKFLIYTAISGAFILATFLGMVWLTGSHSFAFDAVATQNISAGMQLVLLSGIVLGFGIKIPLIPFHTWLPDAYVEASAPIAILLGGILAKLGTYGLLRFGLGMFPQTWHIIAPTLAIWGAISAIYGAVVAIAQTDIKRMVAYSSIGHMGYILLAAAAATPLSLVGTVSQMFSHGIILAILFHLVGVIETKVGTRELDKLSGLMSPIRGLPLISALLVLSGMASAGIPGLTGFIAEFISFQGSFSTFPIPTLLCVVASGLTAVYFVILLNRTCFGKLQNNLAYYPKVFWAEKIPALILASLIVFLGVQPVWLVRWSETTTTAMVAAIPTTEKTVIALK; encoded by the coding sequence ATGTTGAGTGTTTTAATTTGGCTACCAATTATAGCCGCTATAATCATCGGTTTTTATCCAGCAAAAAATGTTCCTGCGAGTCAGATTCGGTTAGTATCTTTAATCGTCACAGGTTTAGTTTTGCTGTGGAATATTTTCATTTTGTTAAAATTTGATATCAGCAATCCAGGGATGCAGTTTACCGAATATCTACCTTGGAATGAAACATTAGGTTTGAGTTATCAATTAGGAGTTGATGGATTATCAATATTAATGTTGGTGTTAAATAGCTTACTCACTTGGATTGCTATTTATAGCAGCAGTAAAGATATAGAACGTCCTCGGTTATTTTATTCCCTGATTTTGTTTGTTAGTGGTGGCGTTGCTGGTGCTTTCTTATCAGAAAATTTGCTTTTGTTCTTCCTATTTTATGAATTGGAATTAATTCCATTTTATTTACTAATCTCCATTTGGGGAGGAAAAAAACGGGCTTATGCAGGGATGAAATTCCTGATTTATACAGCTATTTCTGGCGCGTTTATTTTAGCCACATTTTTAGGAATGGTGTGGTTAACAGGTTCTCATAGTTTTGCCTTTGATGCTGTGGCTACACAAAACATTTCTGCGGGAATGCAATTAGTATTATTATCAGGAATAGTTTTAGGTTTTGGCATTAAGATTCCTTTAATTCCTTTCCATACTTGGCTACCTGATGCTTACGTTGAAGCTTCTGCACCTATCGCTATTTTGTTAGGTGGAATATTAGCAAAACTGGGAACTTATGGATTATTGCGATTTGGACTGGGAATGTTTCCCCAAACTTGGCACATTATCGCCCCAACTTTAGCAATTTGGGGGGCAATTAGCGCGATTTATGGGGCAGTTGTAGCGATCGCTCAAACAGACATAAAACGCATGGTAGCATATAGTTCTATCGGACACATGGGCTATATCTTACTAGCAGCCGCAGCAGCCACACCATTATCATTAGTTGGTACAGTTTCCCAAATGTTTAGTCATGGAATTATCCTGGCTATTCTCTTCCATTTAGTTGGAGTTATTGAAACCAAAGTTGGGACAAGAGAATTAGACAAACTTAGTGGTTTAATGAGTCCTATTCGCGGTTTACCATTGATTAGTGCTTTACTAGTTTTAAGTGGTATGGCTAGTGCAGGTATTCCTGGTTTAACAGGTTTTATTGCTGAATTTATTTCCTTTCAAGGCAGTTTTTCCACTTTTCCCATTCCCACACTTTTATGTGTAGTAGCATCTGGTTTAACCGCAGTTTATTTTGTAATTCTTCTCAACCGCACCTGTTTTGGTAAACTGCAAAATAACTTAGCCTATTATCCTAAAGTATTTTGGGCGGAAAAAATCCCTGCATTAATTTTAGCATCTCTAATTGTTTTCTTAGGAGTACAACCAGTTTGGCTAGTGCGTTGGAGTGAAACCACAACTACCGCAATGGTAGCGGCAATTCCTACTACCGAAAAAACCGTAATTGCCTTGAAGTAA
- a CDS encoding CO2 hydration protein, translating to MVQTPEKQTTKIPPSKHEFAEIIHRLEAGGSMLPDTPENLMQIIGIYKAYAVPMDFYWRDLLYIAEQVFLDPLPAFKYFLPQEYLDLHNHYAGDDADLRIWRGVATAHPELLAFMEKGETGKMPKIFHHLFHDRINMEFAEACMQAMLWHRKMYAPVNQFDAYLDSEEYKANADKAIKAYFRKNPLMSGLYKLFPEMFLEQCRMMSYYSNLGLFWEVMAPVFFEMSDIYDEGGFKGVPDAMDFLVNGIFAIAGRPIYHHVYIDGECYEIIPKSKGFTWLYEAALPYVEAVFYRTAPFRGTKSYNAQAGQVPADQKDFHYGILYADVFPVGTAGIPPTLLMQDMLHFLPQYLVDYYQEYCRGEEDILIQLGITFQRSMYNVTSAVIQALRTALLYPLDDENPKHLQANREFFEMQLSRFTRTDYGMRDAARLRDIQRQDYR from the coding sequence ATGGTACAAACTCCAGAAAAACAAACTACCAAAATTCCCCCTTCTAAACACGAATTTGCAGAAATTATTCATCGCTTAGAAGCTGGTGGTTCAATGTTGCCAGATACACCAGAAAATTTAATGCAAATCATCGGTATTTATAAAGCTTATGCTGTACCGATGGATTTCTATTGGCGAGATTTACTTTACATTGCTGAACAAGTATTTTTAGATCCTTTACCAGCGTTTAAATATTTCTTACCCCAAGAATATTTAGACCTACATAATCATTATGCTGGTGATGATGCTGATTTAAGAATTTGGCGGGGTGTAGCTACTGCACATCCTGAACTTTTGGCATTTATGGAAAAAGGTGAAACTGGAAAAATGCCCAAGATTTTCCATCATTTATTCCATGACAGAATTAACATGGAATTTGCAGAAGCTTGTATGCAGGCTATGCTATGGCATCGCAAAATGTACGCCCCAGTTAATCAATTTGATGCTTATTTAGATTCGGAAGAATATAAAGCTAATGCGGATAAGGCAATTAAAGCTTATTTTCGGAAAAATCCTTTAATGTCAGGACTTTACAAACTGTTTCCTGAGATGTTCTTGGAACAGTGCCGGATGATGTCCTATTATTCTAATTTAGGACTTTTCTGGGAAGTCATGGCACCTGTGTTTTTTGAAATGTCAGATATTTATGATGAAGGTGGTTTTAAGGGTGTACCTGATGCCATGGACTTTCTCGTAAATGGTATATTTGCAATTGCTGGTCGTCCGATTTATCATCATGTTTATATTGATGGTGAATGTTATGAAATCATCCCCAAATCTAAAGGTTTTACCTGGTTATATGAAGCGGCATTACCCTATGTAGAAGCTGTTTTTTATCGCACAGCACCATTTAGAGGGACAAAGTCTTATAATGCCCAAGCAGGACAAGTTCCAGCAGATCAAAAAGACTTTCATTATGGGATTCTTTACGCTGATGTCTTTCCTGTTGGTACAGCAGGTATTCCTCCTACATTATTAATGCAAGATATGTTGCACTTTTTGCCTCAATATCTTGTTGATTATTATCAAGAATATTGTCGAGGAGAAGAGGATATTTTGATTCAATTGGGAATTACTTTCCAACGTTCCATGTATAATGTCACATCTGCGGTAATTCAAGCTTTGAGAACGGCTCTTTTATATCCTTTAGATGATGAAAATCCGAAGCATTTACAAGCAAATCGGGAATTCTTTGAAATGCAGCTAAGTCGTTTTACTCGCACTGATTATGGTATGCGTGATGCTGCAAGGTTACGGGATATTCAAAGACAGGATTATAGATGA
- a CDS encoding endonuclease domain-containing protein, with translation MSEQKNLLQSDFHLPYNQKLVARAKELRKNMTPAEKKLWNEYLKNFKFRVLRQRPIDNFIVDFYCPSLKLVIEVDGDSHFTSEGKDYDLERTDILKGHGLEIVRFTNSEVLNNFESVCQILENI, from the coding sequence ATGTCTGAACAAAAAAACTTACTTCAATCAGATTTTCACTTACCCTATAACCAAAAGCTTGTAGCAAGAGCAAAAGAACTAAGAAAAAATATGACACCCGCAGAGAAAAAGCTGTGGAATGAATATTTAAAAAATTTTAAATTTCGCGTTCTTAGACAAAGACCTATTGATAATTTTATTGTTGACTTTTATTGTCCAAGTTTGAAGTTAGTGATTGAGGTAGATGGTGATAGCCATTTTACCTCTGAAGGTAAAGATTATGACTTAGAAAGAACAGATATATTAAAAGGACATGGATTGGAAATAGTTAGATTTACTAATAGTGAAGTTTTGAATAATTTTGAAAGCGTATGTCAAATACTAGAAAATATATGA
- a CDS encoding nitrogenase-associated protein, with protein sequence MARVIFYEKPGCKGGIKQKVLLTAAGHEVVVYNLLTEPWTVEKLRSFFGDRPVIEWFNKAAPRVKSGEVNPENINAENALVMMLRDPLLIRRPLIQVGDKREVGFDVDKIDAWIGLKAVDDSFKEMSEKLMQQNLQGCANGHNHDHDHGKGGCKNHEKEHQH encoded by the coding sequence ATGGCCAGAGTAATTTTCTATGAAAAACCAGGCTGTAAAGGTGGTATAAAGCAAAAAGTTTTGCTCACAGCCGCAGGTCATGAGGTAGTAGTATATAACCTATTAACAGAACCTTGGACAGTGGAAAAATTGCGATCATTTTTTGGCGATCGCCCAGTGATAGAATGGTTTAATAAAGCCGCACCTAGAGTAAAATCAGGAGAGGTGAATCCTGAAAACATCAACGCTGAAAATGCTTTAGTCATGATGTTAAGAGATCCCTTATTAATTCGTCGTCCCTTAATCCAAGTAGGGGATAAAAGAGAAGTAGGTTTTGATGTTGATAAAATTGACGCATGGATAGGCTTAAAAGCTGTAGATGATTCTTTTAAAGAAATGAGTGAAAAACTCATGCAGCAAAACCTCCAAGGCTGCGCTAATGGACACAATCACGACCATGATCATGGTAAAGGTGGTTGTAAAAATCACGAAAAAGAACACCAGCATTAA
- a CDS encoding cupin, whose amino-acid sequence MQGNDWFIAENGQHQICKSAREWDLLRDNYRLYRFLTEVEDVLKNVEDESTRLPDMRMLVRRLIINSYWVQSQSLEPDSKTGFSVLLLYNELGFPLTVQTVKFAPGTTSNIHNHGTWGVVAILKGQEKNTFWRRSSHPDFPDKLEKVGEINLSPGDIVSFTPETIHQVESIGDKPTVTFNIYGETNPKQRFEFDVINHIAKKF is encoded by the coding sequence ATGCAAGGTAACGATTGGTTTATTGCTGAAAATGGACAGCATCAAATCTGTAAATCAGCAAGAGAATGGGATCTATTGCGTGATAATTATCGGTTGTACCGCTTTCTAACTGAAGTTGAAGATGTTCTCAAAAATGTTGAAGATGAATCAACCCGACTTCCAGATATGAGAATGTTAGTAAGACGGTTAATTATCAATTCCTATTGGGTACAAAGTCAATCTTTAGAACCAGATTCAAAAACAGGATTCTCGGTTTTACTATTATATAATGAATTGGGATTTCCCTTAACTGTACAAACAGTGAAATTTGCACCAGGGACAACTTCTAATATTCATAATCATGGAACATGGGGAGTAGTCGCAATCTTAAAAGGTCAGGAAAAAAACACATTTTGGCGACGGAGTTCCCACCCAGATTTTCCTGATAAACTGGAAAAAGTAGGAGAAATAAATTTATCTCCCGGTGATATTGTCAGCTTTACCCCCGAAACAATACATCAAGTTGAATCCATTGGAGACAAACCAACAGTAACATTTAATATTTATGGAGAAACCAATCCAAAACAGAGATTTGAATTTGATGTAATTAACCACATTGCTAAAAAATTTTAA
- a CDS encoding type II toxin-antitoxin system ParD family antitoxin has protein sequence MSISLTPKQERFIETKLQTGKYHSVEEVLEIALKLLDEYDPSETAWVKEVREKIDAAIAISEHTAPIDGETFVNQILDRFQQQRQVQK, from the coding sequence ATGAGCATTAGTCTCACACCTAAGCAAGAACGCTTTATTGAAACAAAGCTGCAAACTGGAAAATACCATTCTGTAGAAGAAGTTCTAGAAATCGCTCTCAAGTTACTAGATGAGTATGATCCTTCTGAGACAGCATGGGTTAAGGAAGTGCGCGAAAAAATTGATGCTGCTATTGCGATTTCAGAACACACAGCACCTATTGACGGTGAAACATTTGTAAATCAAATTTTAGATCGTTTTCAGCAACAGCGACAGGTACAAAAATGA
- a CDS encoding XisI protein, protein MEKLELYRSCIKALLSEYAKLSKSDDEAETELIFDTERDHYQVVNTGWKNRKPVYGCVLHLDIKGEKIWIQHDGTEIGIANELVKLGVPNSDIVLAFHEPLVRQYTGFAVG, encoded by the coding sequence ATGGAAAAGTTAGAACTCTATCGCAGTTGTATTAAAGCCCTATTGAGCGAATATGCCAAACTGAGTAAATCCGATGATGAAGCTGAAACGGAGCTAATTTTTGATACTGAACGCGACCATTATCAAGTTGTGAATACGGGTTGGAAAAATCGAAAACCTGTTTATGGGTGTGTGTTACATCTCGATATTAAAGGTGAGAAAATTTGGATACAGCATGATGGTACAGAAATTGGAATTGCTAATGAATTAGTGAAGTTGGGAGTACCAAATTCAGATATTGTTTTGGCATTTCATGAACCTTTGGTGAGGCAATATACGGGGTTTGCTGTGGGGTAA
- a CDS encoding XisH family protein, translated as MAKDVFHNAVKKGLEKDGWVITDDPLRIKAGGADMQIDLGAEKVIAAERGEEKIAVEVKSFIGASNISEFHTAVGQFINYRVALEEQQPERILYLAVPIGVHRKFFFLPFVCTIIERFQITLIIYDPVDEVVLEWKS; from the coding sequence ATGGCTAAAGATGTTTTTCATAATGCAGTTAAAAAGGGTTTAGAAAAGGATGGTTGGGTGATTACAGATGACCCATTGAGGATTAAGGCTGGTGGGGCTGATATGCAAATTGACTTGGGTGCAGAAAAGGTTATTGCCGCAGAAAGGGGAGAGGAAAAAATCGCTGTTGAAGTTAAAAGTTTTATTGGTGCATCAAATATTTCTGAATTTCACACTGCTGTGGGACAATTTATTAATTATCGGGTAGCCTTGGAAGAACAACAACCTGAACGTATTTTATATTTAGCTGTTCCGATTGGTGTACATCGTAAGTTCTTTTTTCTACCATTTGTCTGTACTATTATTGAACGGTTTCAAATTACATTAATCATTTATGATCCAGTAGATGAGGTGGTTTTAGAATGGAAAAGTTAG
- the hypF gene encoding carbamoyltransferase HypF: MRIEEVRVRGIVQGVGFRPTVYRLARVLGLKGDVCNDGEGVLIRVSGSEEEITDFVGKLYQECPPLARINEVIRSLYLGEFDFDNFVISPSINSVVKTEISPDAATCPQCQKEIFDPFSRYFRYPFTNCTHCGPRLSIIRAIPYDRNNTSMVNFSMCKECEKEYQDVENRRFHAQPIACHVCGPRAWLERSDGKPVISDMFSMLDDVDAVCTLLQKGEIFAIKGLGGFHLACIATLENAVKKLRNRKQRDHKPLALMAKDINIISEYCHINDLEKELLTSPAAPIVLLNIKDNSKLASAIAPGQNTLGFMLPYTPLHHLILRRMKVPIVLTSGNISDEPQCIDNEDAKDKLSKIADYFLFHNRDIVNRVDDSVVRVNDNQIQILRRARGYAPVPIKLPPGFTKIPPILAMGSELKNTFCLLGEGEAILSQHLGDLENAAAFNAYQETLNLYLNLFAHKPEIIAIDKHPEYLSSKLGKELAIGNKIKLEKIQHHHAHIAACMAENQIPLNTKPILGIAFDGLGYGEDGKLWGGEFLLADYQSFQRLATFKPMAMIGGEQAIYQPWRNTYSQLINAFTWEEIKEKYGDLEIIKFLENKNPKLLNQIIKKGINSPLTSSVGRLFDAVAAAIGICPEKCSYEGQAAIEMEAIADINILNNDKETLNYSFNLEKSDNIYYIDTSPTWREIINDIKQHISSSEIAAKFHKSLAIAIVTTVKQLRKEHEFHQIALTGGVFQNQILLQQVKMRLEKLEINVLTHSITPANDGGLSLGQAIIAAAKYLKK, translated from the coding sequence ATGAGAATAGAAGAGGTGAGGGTTCGTGGGATTGTTCAAGGTGTAGGTTTTCGTCCTACTGTTTATCGTTTGGCGAGAGTTTTGGGGCTAAAGGGTGATGTTTGTAATGATGGTGAAGGGGTATTAATTCGGGTTTCTGGTAGTGAGGAGGAAATAACGGATTTTGTAGGGAAATTGTATCAGGAATGTCCTCCTTTGGCAAGAATTAATGAGGTGATTAGAAGTCTTTATTTAGGGGAGTTTGATTTTGATAACTTTGTGATTTCTCCCAGTATTAATAGTGTGGTAAAAACTGAAATTTCTCCTGACGCTGCAACTTGTCCCCAATGTCAAAAGGAGATTTTTGATCCTTTTAGTCGTTATTTCCGTTATCCTTTTACTAATTGTACTCATTGTGGTCCAAGGTTGAGTATTATTCGGGCTATTCCTTACGATAGAAATAACACCAGTATGGTGAATTTTTCGATGTGTAAAGAATGTGAAAAGGAATATCAAGATGTAGAAAATCGTCGTTTTCATGCCCAACCTATCGCTTGTCATGTATGTGGACCTCGTGCATGGTTGGAAAGGTCTGACGGTAAACCAGTTATCTCTGATATGTTTTCTATGTTGGATGATGTGGATGCTGTTTGTACGTTATTACAAAAGGGTGAAATTTTTGCTATTAAAGGTTTAGGTGGGTTTCATTTAGCTTGTATTGCAACTTTAGAAAATGCAGTTAAAAAACTCAGAAACCGCAAACAACGTGATCATAAACCTTTGGCTTTAATGGCAAAAGATATTAATATTATTTCTGAATATTGCCATATTAATGATTTAGAAAAAGAATTATTAACCAGTCCTGCTGCACCAATAGTTTTATTAAATATTAAAGATAATAGTAAGTTAGCATCTGCCATAGCACCAGGACAAAATACTCTAGGTTTTATGCTACCTTATACGCCTCTACATCATTTAATTCTGAGAAGAATGAAAGTACCAATAGTATTAACTAGCGGCAATATTTCTGATGAACCACAATGTATAGATAATGAAGATGCAAAAGATAAATTATCGAAAATAGCTGATTATTTTCTGTTTCATAATCGAGATATTGTGAATAGAGTAGATGATTCAGTTGTCAGAGTTAATGATAATCAAATTCAAATCCTCAGACGTGCCAGAGGATATGCACCAGTACCAATTAAATTACCACCTGGATTTACCAAAATACCACCAATTTTAGCAATGGGTAGCGAGTTAAAAAATACCTTTTGTTTATTAGGAGAAGGTGAAGCAATTTTATCACAACATTTAGGAGATTTAGAAAACGCAGCCGCATTTAACGCTTATCAAGAAACGCTGAATTTATATTTAAACTTATTTGCCCATAAACCAGAAATAATTGCTATTGATAAACATCCAGAATATCTATCATCTAAACTTGGTAAAGAACTAGCAATAGGTAACAAAATTAAATTAGAGAAAATTCAACATCATCACGCCCATATAGCGGCTTGTATGGCAGAAAATCAAATTCCTTTAAATACAAAACCCATTTTAGGAATAGCATTTGATGGTTTAGGTTATGGTGAAGACGGTAAATTATGGGGTGGAGAATTTCTATTAGCAGATTATCAAAGCTTTCAACGTTTAGCGACATTTAAACCAATGGCAATGATAGGAGGAGAACAGGCAATTTATCAACCGTGGAGAAACACATACTCTCAACTAATTAATGCTTTTACTTGGGAAGAAATAAAAGAAAAGTACGGTGATTTAGAAATAATCAAATTTCTAGAAAATAAAAACCCCAAACTACTCAACCAAATCATAAAAAAAGGGATTAATTCCCCCTTAACATCATCAGTAGGGAGATTATTTGATGCAGTAGCAGCCGCAATAGGTATTTGTCCAGAAAAATGCAGCTACGAAGGACAAGCAGCTATAGAAATGGAAGCTATAGCTGATATAAATATCTTAAATAATGATAAAGAAACTCTAAATTATTCTTTTAACTTAGAAAAATCAGATAATATATATTATATAGATACATCTCCAACATGGCGAGAAATTATCAATGATATCAAACAGCACATTTCATCATCAGAAATAGCTGCAAAATTTCATAAAAGTTTAGCAATTGCCATTGTCACAACAGTTAAACAACTGAGAAAAGAACATGAATTTCATCAAATAGCATTAACAGGAGGAGTGTTTCAGAATCAAATCTTATTACAACAAGTAAAAATGCGACTAGAAAAATTAGAAATTAATGTATTAACTCATAGTATAACACCTGCAAATGATGGAGGATTATCACTAGGACAAGCCATAATTGCAGCCGCTAAATACTTAAAGAAATAA
- a CDS encoding HypC/HybG/HupF family hydrogenase formation chaperone, with amino-acid sequence MCLGIPGQITEITNHEHKLAIVNIGGVTRQINIACIVDEQHPPEKCIGDWVLVHVGFAMNRINEQEAAETLQLLQEIAAAQTVISS; translated from the coding sequence ATGTGTTTAGGAATACCCGGACAAATAACAGAAATAACCAATCATGAACACAAACTAGCAATAGTCAATATTGGAGGAGTCACAAGACAAATAAACATAGCTTGTATAGTAGACGAACAACACCCCCCAGAAAAATGTATAGGAGATTGGGTATTAGTTCACGTTGGTTTTGCAATGAATAGAATCAACGAACAAGAAGCAGCAGAAACATTACAATTACTGCAAGAAATAGCAGCAGCCCAAACAGTCATTAGTAGTTAA
- the hypD gene encoding hydrogenase formation protein HypD produces the protein MKYVDEFRNPEKAQALQKEIQKLSQQIDKHIKIMEVCGGHTHAIFKYGIEELLPDNIELIHGPGCPVCVMPKGRIDDAIALCQNPNIIFTTFGDAMRVPGAKTSLLQAKAQGADIRMVYSPLDSLKIAKENPNKEIVFFGLGFETTAPSTAFTILQAAAENITNFSMFSNHVLVIPALQALLENPDLQLDGFVGPGHVSMVIGTEPYEFISQEYHKPIVISGFEPLDIFQSIWMLLKQIVENRCQVENQYNRLVEPAGNKNALTAINQVFTVREKFAWRGLGEIPNSGFKIREEYAQFDAEVKFTIPNLQVADHKACQCGEILKGVLKPWQCKVFGTACTPETPIGTCMVSSEGACAAYYKYGRLSTMAKRDKSGVSTAPLSV, from the coding sequence ATGAAATATGTAGACGAATTTCGCAACCCAGAAAAAGCCCAAGCTCTCCAAAAAGAAATTCAAAAACTCAGCCAACAAATAGACAAACATATAAAAATAATGGAAGTATGTGGAGGACACACTCATGCTATTTTCAAATACGGAATTGAAGAACTATTACCCGATAATATCGAATTAATTCATGGGCCTGGTTGTCCAGTTTGTGTCATGCCTAAAGGGAGAATAGACGATGCGATCGCCCTTTGTCAAAACCCCAACATCATCTTCACCACATTTGGCGACGCAATGCGCGTACCCGGTGCAAAAACCAGCTTATTGCAAGCCAAAGCCCAAGGTGCAGATATTCGCATGGTTTATTCACCCTTAGACAGCCTCAAAATAGCCAAAGAGAACCCCAATAAAGAAATAGTCTTCTTCGGTTTAGGCTTTGAAACTACTGCCCCCAGTACCGCATTTACCATCCTCCAAGCAGCCGCAGAAAATATAACTAACTTTAGTATGTTTTCTAATCATGTATTAGTAATTCCCGCCCTCCAAGCATTATTAGAAAACCCAGATTTACAACTTGATGGTTTCGTTGGGCCTGGTCATGTAAGTATGGTCATAGGTACAGAACCTTATGAATTTATTTCCCAAGAATATCATAAACCAATAGTTATTTCTGGATTTGAACCATTAGATATATTCCAATCAATTTGGATGTTATTAAAACAAATAGTAGAAAATCGTTGTCAAGTTGAAAATCAATATAATCGCTTAGTCGAACCAGCCGGAAATAAAAACGCATTAACAGCTATAAATCAAGTTTTTACAGTGCGAGAAAAATTTGCCTGGAGAGGTTTAGGAGAAATACCCAATTCCGGTTTTAAAATCCGCGAAGAATATGCCCAATTTGATGCTGAAGTTAAATTTACAATTCCGAATTTACAAGTAGCAGATCATAAAGCTTGTCAATGTGGAGAAATTCTCAAAGGAGTTTTAAAACCTTGGCAATGTAAAGTATTTGGAACAGCTTGTACCCCAGAAACACCCATTGGAACCTGTATGGTTTCCTCTGAAGGTGCTTGTGCAGCATATTACAAATATGGGCGACTTTCAACTATGGCTAAACGAGATAAATCAGGTGTATCAACCGCACCTTTGTCAGTCTAA